A single Branchiostoma floridae strain S238N-H82 chromosome 11, Bfl_VNyyK, whole genome shotgun sequence DNA region contains:
- the LOC118425918 gene encoding modulator of macroautophagy TMEM150B-like — MEYSRYCLSPLFLVFGVIAMWFVCLGLTIGLGHKTSAVFISDTGAYHPEQGIFTMTLNIGAVGIAMTQVLHYRYVTQFGGPTRLNMATLIVGLLAALGLSMVGAFQWNEMFVVHLIGASMAFLLGTAYAWLQTVLSYKLRDTGTTMGTFGLRLFLAIVVTGTLVPFAVTLGLVFTDTVRTPAMLTATVTLEWILGISLLTYLATLAWELRKVTTVVISLDIEGLFDLQKTERLRTVAVIPGNISMEAV, encoded by the coding sequence ATGGAGTACAGCAGGTATTGTCTGTCCCCCCTGTTCCTGGTGTTCGGTGTGATAGCTATGTGGTTTGTGTGCCTGGGTCTGACCATAGGCCTGGGACATAAGACCAGTGCCGtgttcatcagtgacactggagcGTACCATCCTGAGCAGGGAATCTTCACTATGACCCTGAACATCGGCGCTGTCGGCATCGCCATGACACAGGTTCTTCACTATCGCTACGTCACACAATTTGGCGGGCCGACCAGGCTGAACATGGCAACCCTGATAGTCGGGCTGTTAGCGGCGCTGGGACTGAGCATGGTCGGTGCTTTTCAGTGGAACGAGATGTTTGTTGTTCATCTAATAGGAGCATCGATGGCTTTCCTTCTTGGTACGGCGTACGCGTGGCTACAGACTGTTCTGTCGTACAAACTACGAGATACTGGCACAACCATGGGCACGTTTGGTCTGAGGTTGTTTCTAGCTATTGTCGTGACGGGAACTTTGGTGCCGTTTGCAGTAACGCTAGGTTTGGTGTTCACGGACACAGTGCGCACTCCGGCGATGCTAACAGCGACTGTCACCTTAGAATGGATCCTGGGAATCTCACTGTTGACATACCTGGCCACACTGGCATGGGAGCTTAGAAAGGTGACAACTGTCGTCATTTCTTTGGATATAGAAGGGTTATTCGACTTACAGAAGACGGAAAGGTTGAGGACTGTAGCGGTTATACCCGGTAACATTTCGATGGAGGCCGTTTAG